The Triticum aestivum cultivar Chinese Spring chromosome 3A, IWGSC CS RefSeq v2.1, whole genome shotgun sequence genome includes a region encoding these proteins:
- the LOC123057243 gene encoding protein FAR1-RELATED SEQUENCE 5-like codes for MSKRVNCKAAVKMKKKGKEWIYEKVLLEHNHTLNPEPWELKHMHSHKNKDPAIMEFLDDLQMCDVSPNATMNVLTKMHGNRENMPWSERDLQNRKAENVRKERADDVKKLKAFFNECRAQNSKFYYDIEHDSEGAPKNIFWSHASCQANYAEFGDVVTFDTTYKCNFYNKPLAMFVGSNHHLQNVIFGFALLGDEKEETFDWVFRTFKMCMENKEPHCILTDQDQAMANALPGVFPNTIHRLCRWHVLHGHKDSLKVLYNLYDGLKEKLLTIINHPLTPMEFEKAWMEMVNEYGLESDPTIGSLYDLRTRWIAAYFKDVYCGKMTSTQRSESTNRIAKRNHIDPTTPLHVFARKMFQVLQGRKEAEARETMESQARPKTVTNYPLEHQLSRIYTRAVFRKYKEAYVYGTSFLTKKVGAGRFLVVYGREGPTFSWSQHEFKVVCDEEKEEYKCECKQWEHTGLLCPHLIIVMTNEQIQKLPSKYVYRRYTRNAKIDPPYDRNDTLQVGADGTSNSGKHLNMLRLAYACVRAGDRSTVGYERVIHVMTELRDQVEALPPDVMPVFDYGGCSDPAGREIDNFKAPPIAKTKGCRSEEGRRIGAPGPKKCTRRCSNCGLMAGHNRASCEERTESFAVGGSRAAQGRGRGRVG; via the exons ATGTCAAAGAGAGTTAACTGTAAGGCAGCGGTTAAGATGAAGAAAAAAGGGAAAGAATGGATATATGAGAAAGTACTATTGGAGCACAATCATACCCTAAATCCTGAGCCATGGGAGTTGAAGCACATGCATTCACACAAGAACAAAGACCCTGCTATCATGGAATTCCTTGATGATCTGCAGATGTGCGACGTCTCTCCTAATGCCACCATGAATGTGTTGACCAAGATGCATGGCAACCGTGAGAACATGCCATGGAGTGAACGTGACTTGCAAAATAG AAAAGCTGAAAATGTGCGTAAGGAGCGAGCGGATGATGTAAAAAAACTAAAGGCTTTCTTCAACGAGTGCAGAGCACAGAATAGTAAGTTTTATTATGACATAGAACATGACTCCGAGGGTGCTCCAAAGAATATATTTTGGAGTCATGCTAGCTGCCAGGCTAACTATGCTGAGTTTGGTGATGTGGTTACTTTTGATACAACATATAAGTGCAATTTTTACAATAAGCCATTAGCAATGTTTGTTGGGAGCAACCACCATTTGCAGAATGTCATTTTTGGTTTTGCACTCCTCGGTGATGAGAAGGAGGAAACATTTGATTGGGTTTTTCGCACTTTCAAAATGTGCATGGAAAACAAAGAACCTCATTGCATACTTACAG ATCAAGACCAAGCAATGGCAAATGCTCTTCCGGGAGTGTTTCCAAACACTATTCATAGGCTATGCAGATGGCATGTTTTGCATGGTCACAAAGATAGCTTGAAGGTGTTGTATAACTTGTATGatggtttgaaagagaagttgTTGACAATAATAAATCATCCCCTCACCCCCATGGAGTTTGAGAAGGCATGGATGGAGATGGTGAATGAATATGGACTCGAGTCAGATCCTACAATTGGCAGTTTGTATGATCTGCGTACAAGATGGATCGCCGCATACTTTAAGGATGTTTATTGTGGGAAAATGACATCTACGCAACGCAGTGAGAGCACAAACAGAATTGCGAAAAGAAACCACATTGACCCTACGACACCTCTGCACGTGTTTGCAAGAAAAATGTTTCAGGTTTTGCAAGGGAGAAAAGAAGCAGAAGCCCGAGAGACCATGGAATCTCAG GCCCGGCCAAAAACAGTAACAAATTACCCTCTGGAACATCAGTTGAGCAGAATCTATACCCGTGCAGTATTCAGGAAATACAAAGAAGCATATGTTTATGGAACCTCTTTTCTTACAAAGAAAGTTGGCGCTGGTCGTTTCCTTGTGGTGTACGGTAGAGAAGGGCCGACTTTTTCGTGGTCCCAACATGAGTTCAAAGTGGTTTGTGATGAAGAGAAAGAAGAATACAAGTGTGAGTGCAAGCAGTGGGAGCACACAG GACTGCTATGCCCACACCTTATTATAGTGATGACAAATGAGCAGATTCAGAAACTTCCAAGCAAATATGTGTATAGAAGGTACACAAGGAATGCAAAGATTGACCCACCATATGACAGGAATGACACTCTCCAGGTTGGAGCCGATGGGACATCAAATAGTGGAAAGCACTTAAATATGCTCAGACTGGCTTATGCCTGTGTTAGAGCGGGGGACAGATCAACAGTTGGATATGAAAGAGTCATTCATGTGATGACAGAACTTAGGGATCAGGTTGAGGCACTTCCTCCTGATGTCATGCCTGTGTTTGATTATGGAGGTTGCAGTGATCCAGCTGGCCGTGAGATAGATAATTTTAAAGCACCACCGATTGCAAAAACGAAGGGTTGTAGATCAGAAGAAGGGCGTAGGATCGGCGCACCCGGGCCAAAGAAGTGCACAAGAAGATGCAGCAATTGCGGCCTTATGGCAGGTCACAATAGGGCGTCATGCGAAGAACGAACAGAAAGCTTCGCAGTTGGTGGCAGCAGAGCAGCCCAGGGGAGGGGCAGGGGCAGGGTAGGGTAG
- the LOC123059388 gene encoding uncharacterized protein translates to MHPAVSLMDSPDFHRRESEDNETCPRRFAAADGAPPPAIFSTPEHGVGTSAGSGSEFPIADDNSLVCHPAMHSSILMPPCTVEPREMMTPDASARYIHGEQVREDFVPKRNMGFVTEEEGYDFYLQYAREAGFGITKLKRKPMSRLYACS, encoded by the exons ATGCACCCGGCGGTTTCCCTCATGGACTCGCCGGATTTCCACCGGCGAGAATCCGAGGACAATGAGACTTGTCCGAGAAGGTTTGCTGCTGCTGATGGTGCGCCTCCTCCAGCAATTTTCTCGACGCCAGAACATGGCGTTGGAACTTCGGCAGGCAGTGGTTCAGAATTTCCCATAGCCGATGATAACTCATTGGTGTGTCATCCGGCGATGCACTCATCCATATTGATGCCGCCGTGTACTGTTGAACCAAGGGAGATGATGACACCGGATGCCAGCGCAAGATACATACAC GGTGAGCAAGTCCGCGAAGATTTTGTGCCAAAGAGAAATATGGGTTTCGTCACCGAGGAGGAAGGGTATGACTTTTATCTACAATATGCAAGAGAAGCTGGTTTTGGTATTACGAAGCTCAAGAGGAAGCCGATGTCGCGTCTATATGCATGCTCCTGA